Proteins encoded within one genomic window of Columba livia isolate bColLiv1 breed racing homer chromosome 1, bColLiv1.pat.W.v2, whole genome shotgun sequence:
- the GJA3 gene encoding gap junction alpha-3 protein, with amino-acid sequence MGDWSFLGRLLENAQEHSTVIGKVWLTVLFIFRILVLGAAAEEVWGDEQSDFTCNTQQPGCENVCYDKAFPISHIRFWVLQIIFVSTPTLIYLGHVLHIVRMEEKRKEKEELKKKGNVKDSNYPGAGASGSGGGGGNNNIKDPIGKKGKEKLPIRDERGRIRMGGALLRTYVFNIIFKTLLEVGFIVGQYFLYGFELKPVYQCSRAPCPHTVDCFISRPTEKTIFIIFMLVVASVSLLLNMLEIYHLGWKKLKQGMTSRYSLEMPVATMTPVMVTGESKPVALPPPAPPMVVTTAAPPPVLPDTRTVTPLLAPVTMAPYYAAATPRPRPPSNTTSMTSYPVSPPVPEERHRAVTPTPISTPVTIPTPIATPTPAVINYFNSNSHALAAEQNWVNMAAEQQGKAPSSSAGSSTPSSVRHPLPEQQEPLEQLLPPPAAPPIAAANSRSSTSLSGASGSKWGVEGEEELLGEQPISAACTTVEMHELPLLVDTRRLSRASKSSSCRARSDDLAV; translated from the coding sequence ATGGGTGACTGGAGCTTTCTGGGGAGACTGTTAGAGAATGCGCAGGAGCACTCCACGGTTATTGGCAAGGTTTGGCTGACAGTACTGTTTATCTTCAGGATACTGGTGCTGGgggcagctgctgaggaggTCTGGGGAGACGAGCAGTCAGACTTTACCTGCAATACTCAGCAACCTGGTTGCGAAAATGTTTGCTATGACAAAGCCTTCCCCATTTCTCACATCCGATTCTGGGTGCTGCAGATCATTTTTGTCTCTACTCCAACCCTCATCTACTTGGGCCATGTGCTGCATATTGTACGCatggaggaaaagaggaaagagaaagaagagctgaagaagaaaggaaatgtcaAAGACAGCAACTACCCAGGAGCAGGAGCATCTGGCAGTGGTGGTGGAGGAGGCAACAATAACATCAAGGATCCTATTGgcaaaaaggggaaggagaagctgCCAATCCGTGATGAACGTGGTAGAATCCGTATGGGGGGTGCCCTGCTCCGTACATACGTCTTCAACATAATTTTCAAGACACTGCTTGAGGTGGGCTTCATTGTGGGCCAGTACTTCTTATATGGCTTTGAGCTAAAGCCAGTCTACCAGTGCAGCCGTGCACCTTGCCCACACACTGTGGACTGCTTCATCTCAAGGCCCACTGAGAAGAccatcttcatcatcttcatgttGGTGGTGGCCTCTGTCTCTCTGCTGTTGAACATGCTTGAGATATATCACTTGGGGTGGAAGAAGCTTAAGCAGGGCATGACAAGCCGCTACAGCCTTGAGATGCCTGTTGCAACAATGACGCCAGTCATGGTAACAGGGGAGTCCAAACCTGTTGCCttgccaccaccagcaccacccaTGGTGGTCACAACAGCTGCACCCCCCCCTGTTCTGCCTGATACCCGCACTGTCACACCACTGCTGGCCCCGGTGACCATGGCACCATACTATGCTGCAGCTACTCCAAGACCACGGCCCCCCTCCAACACGACCTCCATGACCAGCTACCCCGTTTCTCCACCGGTTCCTGAGGAGAGGCACCGTGCTGTGACTCCCACACCCATCTCCACTCCTGTCACCATTCCGACCCCCATCGCCACGCCCACGCCAGCCGTCATCAACTACTTCAACAGCAACAGCCATGCCCTGGCAGCCGAGCAGAACTGGGTCAACATGGCAGCTGAGCAGCAGGGGAAGGCACCTTCCAGCTCGGCCGGCTCCTCTACCCCCAGCAGTGTCCGGCATCCCCTCCCTGAGCAGCAAGAGCCGCTGGAGCAGCTGCTTCCACCACCGGCTGCACCACCCATTGCTGCGGCCAACAGccgcagcagcaccagcctgagTGGGGCAAGTGGCAGTAAGTGGGGTGTGGAGGGTGAGGAGGAGCTGTTGGGGGAACAGCccatctcagctgcctgtaCCACTGTGGAGATGCACGAGCTGCCACTGCTCGTAGACACACGGCGCTTGAGCAGGGCCAGTAAGTcgagcagctgcagagccaggtCAGACGACCTGGCCGTGTAG